The following are encoded in a window of Lacinutrix sp. WUR7 genomic DNA:
- a CDS encoding ATP-binding protein, with protein sequence MSFYINQLEQDKNLTKFQQCRVLYFEGFYNKITSNDSLFFKKSYQTLQLAKKAQDTLTTLSSLAALSQTYDYNNDNYYNLEYLNILAQKAKEYNQATYKIIHRFLLATYYYYRDENNEALRNYKMLLGYNYKKRDSAYLLYTYNNLGALFEDNLLQSDSAIYYFNKKLDFFKKAPSHTSKESYFNTYFNIGVSYERLNKLDEAEKFYLKADSVSTRENILKNSKKINENLSDLFAKQKKYHSAYNSLKLSLELSDSLNTKEHREAIANIKEQYDNQKLRADNLESEVKRKQNQNLLIASLFLLVFGGFSAFLIQKNTKRKQLLAEQEQEIQTQKLAAVLKEQELTSIDAMIEGQEKERQRIANDLHDDLGGLMATVKLHFNVLKENKSEDLFEKTNTLLDEAYQKIRSIAHAKNSGVIAKQGLLKAVKEMANKISALNKTQIDVVDHGLENRLENSLELTIFRIIQELTTNIIKHAQATQATISLTNHEDSLNIMIEDNGVGFDTKIISKKGMGIHSIDKRVEYLDGKMTIESEINQGTTIIIDLPI encoded by the coding sequence ATGTCTTTCTATATAAACCAGCTCGAACAAGACAAAAACCTAACGAAGTTTCAACAATGCAGAGTCTTATATTTTGAGGGTTTTTATAATAAAATAACAAGTAATGATTCTTTATTTTTCAAAAAAAGCTATCAAACACTTCAACTAGCAAAAAAAGCACAAGACACTTTAACCACACTGTCTAGCCTTGCAGCGCTTAGTCAAACTTATGATTATAATAATGACAACTATTATAACCTAGAATATTTAAATATTTTAGCGCAAAAAGCGAAAGAGTACAACCAAGCAACTTATAAAATAATTCATCGTTTTTTACTAGCAACCTACTATTATTATAGAGATGAAAATAATGAAGCATTACGTAATTATAAAATGCTTTTAGGCTATAACTATAAAAAAAGAGATAGCGCATATTTACTTTATACCTATAATAATTTAGGCGCTTTATTTGAAGATAATTTATTACAATCAGATTCTGCTATTTATTATTTTAATAAGAAATTAGACTTCTTTAAAAAGGCACCAAGTCATACTTCAAAAGAAAGTTATTTTAATACGTATTTTAACATTGGTGTTTCCTATGAAAGATTAAACAAACTAGATGAAGCTGAAAAGTTTTATCTAAAAGCGGATAGCGTTTCTACGCGAGAAAACATCCTTAAGAATAGCAAAAAAATTAATGAAAATCTATCGGATTTATTTGCCAAACAAAAAAAATACCATAGTGCATATAATAGTCTAAAATTATCCCTTGAACTTTCGGACAGCCTAAATACCAAAGAACATCGTGAAGCTATAGCCAATATTAAAGAACAATATGACAACCAAAAACTTCGGGCAGATAATCTAGAAAGCGAAGTAAAAAGAAAACAAAATCAAAACTTGCTTATTGCCTCTTTATTCCTTTTAGTTTTTGGTGGATTTTCTGCATTCTTAATTCAGAAAAACACCAAACGTAAACAACTACTTGCCGAACAAGAACAAGAAATACAAACCCAAAAACTAGCTGCGGTACTTAAAGAACAGGAACTGACTAGTATTGATGCTATGATTGAAGGGCAAGAAAAAGAAAGACAACGTATTGCTAACGATTTGCATGATGATCTTGGCGGACTCATGGCTACTGTAAAACTTCATTTTAATGTTTTAAAGGAAAACAAATCGGAAGACCTTTTCGAAAAAACCAATACCCTTTTAGACGAAGCTTATCAGAAAATTAGAAGTATTGCACACGCTAAAAATTCTGGAGTAATTGCTAAACAAGGTTTATTAAAAGCCGTAAAGGAAATGGCTAACAAAATTTCAGCATTAAATAAAACGCAAATAGATGTGGTAGATCATGGTTTAGAAAACAGATTAGAAAACAGTTTAGAACTTACTATTTTTAGAATCATTCAAGAACTAACCACTAATATTATTAAACATGCGCAAGCAACACAAGCAACCATTAGTTTAACAAATCATGAGGACAGCCTAAATATTATGATAGAAGATAATGGTGTTGGTTTTGATACCAAAATCATTTCTAAAAAAGGGATGGGAATTCATAGTATTGATAAACGTGTAGAGTATTTGGACGGAAAAATGACTATCGAGTCTGAAATTAACCAAGGCACAACGATAATAATAGATTTACCGATATGA